The following proteins are co-located in the Gigantopelta aegis isolate Gae_Host chromosome 5, Gae_host_genome, whole genome shotgun sequence genome:
- the LOC121373050 gene encoding uncharacterized protein LOC121373050 codes for MSKVANANTIPSFAVDGNNGTDWNSDFSAVSAYYDLEPWWMVDLLGFFPIHDVIITSMGGPYCKQHYFIIVFEYLSRRRFVISGASDVTICASRCQNSDCLAFNYNQNSQQCQLISAPTFEDSRTMTSSWNYYGVDLC; via the exons ATGAGTAAAGTGGCCAACGCTAATACCATCCCATCATTTGCCGTGGATGGCAACAACGGCACCGACTGGAACTCTGACTTTTCTGCAGTATCGGCTTATTACGACCTGGAACCCTGGTGGATGGTGGATCTGCTTGGATTCTTCCCGATCCATGACGTCATCATCACGAGCATGGGAGGCCCATACTGTAAGCAGCATTATTTTATCATTGTTTTTGAGTATCTCTCTcg GCGTAGGTTCGTCATATCCGGTGCTTCTGACGTCACGATTTGCGCGAGCAGATGCCAGAACAGCGATTGTTTGGCGTTCAACTACAACCAGAACAGTCAGCAGTGTCAGCTTATTTCAGCTCCGACGTTTGAGGATTCAAgaacgatgacgtcatcgtggaATTACTATGGAGTGGATCTTTGTTGA